Below is a genomic region from Longimicrobiaceae bacterium.
GACGCCCTCGGCGAGCTGCCGGCTCCCCCGCACGACCCGGTGGGGCACACGTGGAAGCACTCCGACCGGATGCTCTATCACATCGTGCTCCAGGGCTGGCGAGACCCGTTCAATCGGACCGATCGGCTCACGATGCCCGCGTTCCAGGGCATCCTCTCCCCGACGGAGATCCGGGCCGTGATCACGTACCTGAAGACGCTCTGGACAGAGGAGCAGCGGCAGTTCCAGTGGCAGGAAAGCCAGGACGAGCCGTTCCCGGACGAGGCTGCTTAGGCAGAACCGTCCGGCCGACTCCCCGGCGGGGTGACCACTACGTCCCGCCGGCGGAGCTCGGGTCTCGGATCTCCGAGCAGATGCGGCTCGGGAATTGCTTGGTCATCTCGCGGAAAACGTCGCGCACCCACCGGGACCCGAGGCTCGCCCCGCGGCTCGTCCTGCTTGACCGGAAGGTGGAGTGTACTCGCCCATCGCCGACACCACGGGACAAGTCTGTGGAGCTCGGGCAACTTCGAGCCGCTTGCGGGTATTCAAGCGTAGAATGAAACGCTCTCGTCCGATCGCTGCGCTCTTCGCGAGCTTCTTCGTCCTCCACCTCATGGTGGTGGGCGGGCTCGCGCGTGCGCTCGAGCCATCGGGCGACATGTCCGGCATGGGCATGATGGAGATGGCGTCCGAAGTCTCCGCGAGCGCGGCGGCGGTCGACGCCGGATCCAAGGCCTCGGACGAGGCCCCCTGCCCGGACCAGGCCCCCTGCGACATGCCGGGGATGCCTGGACAGTGCCCGTCCGCGTCCTCGTGCGTGCTGGCGGTCTCTGCGCCTCCGTATGCGGTCGCGCTCCACCTCCCGGCGCCCCTCCAGTCCCCGGCGGTGGCGTCCTCTCAGGTTCCGCACACCCGCACCTCCCCTCCGGAGCTTCCCCCTCCGCGGGCGTAGTCCAACACAAGACAATCGTTTTGTGATCCGCTGATCCTGCGCTCTTCCCGGGCCCGGACCATCGGGACATGCGTACACGCTTCGGCTCGGCCGAGCGAGCGCATGCCATTGGACACACCCAAGGAACCATGATCTCGACTTCTTCCGCTCCGTCCGCGGTGGAGCATCCGCGGCATGCCCGCCCGGCAGCCCCAGCGCTTGCACGCGTATTTCTGCCCGCCCTCTTCGCGCTGCTTGCGAGCGTCGGCGGTGCGTACGCGCAGTCCACCACCGCGAGCTCGCCGCCTCCGGCCGCGGGTGCCCCGCAGAGCCTGGAAGGGCTGATCTCGCACGCCCTCTCGGTTCACCCCTCGATCCGCGCTGCCCGCGACCGGGTGGAAGCGGCCCAGGCCGCCGTCCGCCCCGCGGGTGCGCTCCCCGACCCGATGCTGGGCGTGGGCGTGATGAACGTCCCGATCAGCGGGCGCGATCGGGAGGACATGACTTCCATGACCATGGCCACGGTCGGGGTCGGCCAGACGATCCCCTACCCCGGTAAGCTGAGGCTACGGCGTCGCGTCTCCGAGCTCGAGCTCGCGGCCGCCGAGGCGCGTCTCGAGGCGGCGAGGTGGGCCGTCCGGCAGGAGGTGACCGACGCCTACGCGGATCTCGCGTTCGTGGATCGGGCGCTGGAGATCGTCGGGCGCAACGAGAAGCTCCTGGCCAACTTCACCCGGGTCACGGAGTCCCGCTACGGCGTGGGGGTGGGAAACCAGACGGACGTGCTGAAGGCGCGCGTAGAGGCCGCCCGGCTCGCCGAGGAGGCGGTCGACCTGACCGAGCGCCGACGGGCCGCCCTTGCCCGCCTGAATGCCGCCCTCGACCGGCCGAGTGACGCGGCCGTGCCGGAAGCCACGATTCCCGAGCGCATCGCTCGGGCAGCGGTCGCGGACAACGCGAAGGACATCCGCTTCGCCTCGGCCGCGCTCGGCTCGCGTGCGGCGAACTCCCCCCTGCCGCCGCTCGCGGAGCTCCAGGAGGCCGCGATCCGCCAGAACCCCGCGATTCGCGCGCACCAGGCGATGATCGAGGCGCAGGCCGCGCGGGTGGAGCTGGCGCGCAAGGAGCACCTGCCCGACTTTGATGTCTCGGTCCAGTACGGGCAGCGCAGCGGCGCCTCCGACGTGGTCTCGGCCATGGTGTCCATCCCGGTCCCCCTCAGGAAAGCCCAGCGCCAGGATCTGCTGGCGAAGGAGGCCGAGGCCGAGCTGTCGGCGCTCCAGGCCGAGCACCACGAGCGGGCGAACGAGATCCGATCGGCCGTTGCGAGCGCGTACGCCGACATGGAACGGGATCGGGCCCAGCTCGCGCTCTACGTGAAGTCCATCATCCCGCAGGGACGCGCCGCGTTGGAGTCGGCGACGGCCTCCTTCCAGGTGGGCCGGGTGGATTTCCTGACGCTGCTGGAAAACCAGACCACGCTCTACAGCTACGAGACCGCTTACTACGGCGCCCTGACCCGCTTCGCCGAGCGTCTGGCGGAGCTGGAGCGCACCGTCGGCGAGGAGATCCTGAAATGACGCTGATTGAGACGCGCAACCGCTTCGTCGCCTGGACGAAGCGCCCTCTCGGGCTGGTCGTCACGATCGCCTCCATCCTCCTGATCGCCTTCGGCGCCTTCACGCTCTTCGGCGACCGCTCGGACGCGAAGGCGGAGGAGCGGACCGGGAAGGGAGAGATGGCGGGGATGGCGGGGATGGAAGGCATGGACATGGGCGGGATGAACATGTCCATGGACGGCTCCGTTCACCTGACGGCCGACCAGATCCGGCAGTTCGGGATCACGTTCGGCTTCGTGGAGGAGCGGACGCTGGGCAACGAGATCCGCACGGTCGGGATCGTCAACTTCGACGAGACCCGCCTCGCCCAGGTCGCCCCCAAGTTCAGCGGCTTCGTGGAGCGCCTGTACGTGGACTTCACGGGCAAGCCGGTCCGGGCCGGGCAGCCGCTGGTGGAGATCTATTCGCCCGAGCTGGTCGCGGCGCAGGAGGAGGTGCTCCTCGCAGCGAGGCTGGACGCGAGCCTCGGCGAGAGTTCCGTGCCCGGTGTCTCCGCGGGCCGTTCCAACCTGGCCGAAGCCGCGATCCGGCGACTGCGCCTCTGGGACATCTCGGACGCCCAGATCCGGCAGATCCTGCGGACCGGCAAGGTCCGCCGCACCCTGACGCTGCACGCGCCCGTCTCGGGCGTCGTCATCGAGAAGCCCGTCGTCCGCGGCCAGGCCGTGCAGGCGGGTCAGAGCCTGTACACGATCGCCGACCTGTCGAACGTGTGGGTCGAGGCGGAGCTCCGGGAGCGGGATGCCGGCAACGTTCGCGAGGGGTCCCAGGCCACGGTGGAGCTCGGTTCCTTCCCCGGCCGGCCGCTCCGCGGGACGGTGGAGTACATCTACCCCACGCTGGAGAGCGAGGCTCGGACGCTCAAGGCCCGGATCGCGATCCCCAACCCGGAAGGGCGGATCAAGCCGGGGATGTACGCCACCGTCCGCATCTCCTCGCCGTCGCGCACCGCGCTCACGGTTCCTACCTCTGCCGTGGTCCACACCGGGGAGCGGGCGGTCGTGTTCGTCGACATGGGGCGCGGCAAGATCATGCCGCACGAGGTCGAGGTCGGACGGATCGCGGGAGACCAGACGGAGATCCTGGCCGGCGTGGAGCCGGGCCAGCGGGTGGTCACCTCCGCACAGTACATCCTCGACTCCGAGTCCAACATGGCGGAGGTGATGAAGTCCATGATGGGGATGATGGGCGAGGGAATGGACATGGGCGGCATGGAGGGAATGGACATGGGCGGGATGGACATGTCCGGTGGCTCGATGCAGGGCATGGAGATGAAGGGCGCCGACATGAAGGGGATGAAGATGCCCCGGAAGGAGCGCTGAGCCATGCTGAAAGCCGTGATCGAGTGGTCGGTGAAGAACCGGCTCCTGGTTCTGATCGCAACCGTTGCGGTCACGCTGGCCGGCACCTGGGCAATGCTGCGGACGCCCGTCGATGCCGTGCCGGACCTGAGCGACGTCCAGGTCATCATCATGACCGAGTGGCCGGGACAGGCGCCGGAGCTGGTGGAGGACCAGGTCACATATCCTCTTTCGACGGAGATGCTCAAGGTTCCCGGGACCAAGTTCGTCCGGGGGATGAGCCAGTTCGGGCGGTCCGGCGTCTTCGTCGTCTTCGAGGACGACGTGGACCTGTACTGGGCGCGCAGCCGCGTGCTGGAGTACCTGAACGGTGTGCAGGACCGGCTGCCCGAGGGCGCCATGACCATGCTCGGCCCCGACGCGACCGGCGTGGGGTGGGTGATGCAGTACATCCTGGCCGACACCACGGGAAAGCGGAACCTGGCCGAGTTGAGGAGCCTGCAGGACTGGGTCGTGAAGCCCGCCCTCACCTCGGTGGAAGGGGTGGCGGAGATCGCGAGTCTCGGCGGGTTCGAGAAGCAGTACCAGATCGAGGTCGATCCGGCCCGGCTGCTCGCCTACGACATCCCGATGGCGAGGGTGATCCAGGCCGTGCGGGAGTCCAATGCGGACGTGGGCGGTCGGGTCCTCGAGATGGGCGGCAGCGAGTACGTCGTGCGGGGCCGCGGACGGTTCGACTCGATGGAGGACATCCGCGCGGTCTCCCTGGGCGTCGGCCCGGGCGGCGTGCCGATCACCGTGGGCGACGTCGGGCGGGTTCATCTGGGCCCTGAAATCCGCCGCGGAATCGCCGACCTGAACGGACGGGGCGAGATCGTCACCGGCTGGGTCGTCATGCGCTACAGCGAGAACCCGCTGGACGTGATCGAGGGCGTGAAGGCGAAGATGGCGGAGCTGGAGGGGGCGCTCCCACCGGGCGTCACCTTCGTGACCGGCTACGACCGATCGGGGCTGATCACGCGGGCCATCCACAACCTGCGCGAGAAGCTGGTCCAGGAGGCGATCATCGTCGCCCTCGTCACGCTGGTCTTCCTGCTCCACGCCCGTAGCGCGCTGGTCGCGATCGTGACGCTTCCGATCGGCGTCCTGATGGCGTTCCTCGCCATGCGGTATCTGGGCATCGGAGCAAACATCATGTCCCTCGGCGGGATCGCCATCGCCATCGGCGCGATGATCGACGCCGCGCTGGTGATGGTGGAGAACCTCCACAAGCACATGGAGCGCAACGACCGGGAGGGGCGCCCCAGGGGGCACTGGGAACTGGTCGTGGATTCTTCCAAGGAGGTGGGCCCGGCGCTGTTCACCTCGTTGCTGATCATTACGCTCAGCTTCCTGCCGGTGTTCGCGCTGGAAGCGCAGGAGGGGCGGCTCTTCAAGCCGCTGGCGTGGACGAAGACCCTGGCGATGGCGTCGGCGGCGCTCCTCTCCATCACGCTCGTCCCGGTGCTGATGGGGCTCTTCATCAAGGGCGGAGTGAAGCCCGAAGAGAAGAATCCGGTCAACCGCTTCCTGATCCGGGTCTACCGGCCGGTCATCCGGTTCGTTCTCCGGCGCCGCTGGCCGGTCATCGGGGCCGCCGGGGCGGTGCTGGCGATCACGATCGTGCCCTGGAAGCAACTGGGGAGCGAGTTCATGCCGCCGCTGAACGAGGGGAGCATCATGGACATGCCCAGCATGTTCCCCGGGGTGGGCACCGCGCAGGCGAAGCAGATCCTGCAGCAGCGCGATGCCGCGATGGCATCCATCCCCGAGGTGGAGATGGTGCTGGGCAAGATCGGGCGGGCGGAGACCGCGACCGACATGGCGCCGATGTCGATGATCGAGTCCATCGCCATCCTGAAGCCTGAGGACGAGTGGCGGCCGGGGGTCACCTTCGACTCCATCCAGGCCGAGATGAACGCGAAGGTGAAGACTCCGGGCGTGGCGAACATGTGGTCCATGCCGATCAAGAACCGGCTCGACATGCTGGCGACCGGGATCAAGACGCCGGTGGGGATCAAGATCTTCGGTCCCGATCTCACCACGCTCGACAGGATCGGGAAGCAGATCGAGGGGATCCTGCCGCAGGTCGAGGGGACGAACTCCGTGTTCGCCGAGCGCGCCATGGGGGGACGCTACCTCGACGTCGACGTGAATCGCCAGGCCGCGGCCCGCTACGGGATGACGGCCGACGACGTACAGATGGCGATGATGGGCGCGGTGGGCGGCATGTACGCCGGGGAGGTGATCGAGGGGCGCGAGCGCTACTCCGTGCTCGTGCGCTATCCGCGGGAGCTGCGCGACAACCCCCAGAAGATCGCTTCCACGCTGGTTGCGACTCCTTCAGGCGCGCAGGTGGAGCTGGGCGAGCTGGCGAACATCCGGATCGTCCAGGGATCGCCGCTTATCAAGAGCGAGAACGCGTACCTGAACAACATCGTCTACGTCGACGTGCGGGGGCGCGACATCGGCAGCTACGTCTCGGAGGCGAGAGAGCTCCTCGAGCAGAGGCTCGACCTCCCTGCCGGATACCGCCTGGAATGGTCGGGACAGTTCGAGGCCATGGAGCGAGCCAACCGGAAGCTGATGATCGTCGTGCCGATCACGCTGGCGATCATCTTCCTGCTGCTCTTCTTCCAGTTCGGCAGCGTGGCCGAGAGCGCGCTGGTGATGCTCTCGCTCCCCTTCGCGCTGGTGGGCGGCGTATGGCTGATGTGGCTGCTGGACTACAACCTGAGCGTCGCCACCGGGATCGGCTTCATTGCACTGGCCGGCGTGGCGGCGGAGACCGGCGTGGTCATGCTGATCTACCTGGACCAGGCCTACCACGAGCGCCGTGAGCGTGGTCGGCTGGGCGGCCGCACGGACGTGAACGCCGCGGTGGAGTACGGCGCGGTGGAGCGCGTGCGGCCCAAGATGATGACGGTGGTCGCCACCATCGCCGGCCTTCTCCCCCTCATGTGGGGCACGGGTGCGGGCGCGGACGTTGCGAAGCGGATCGCCGCCCCGATGGTGGGCGGAATGATCAGCTCCACAATCCTCACGCTGATCGTGATCCCGGCGGTCTACTCCCTGTGGAAGGAGTGGGAGCTGAAGCGAATGGGGCGTGGCTCCGACGCGCCCGCGCTGAAGGAGATTCCGGTGCTGACGGAGGATCTGGTCGCGAGCAGGAACTGATGGAATCGGTGCCCCGGTCTCTTCCGGGGCACCCGCCTTTCCCTGAACACGGAGGACGGATGATGCGGAACACCTATGGACCGACGACGCTGCTCCTCGCCGGGATTCTGGCAGCCTGCGGAGGGGAGGATGCACGCGAGGCGGAAGCCCCGGTCGTGGTGGCGGAGCCCGCAGGCGGGATGCCGGGAATGGAAGGGATGCAGGGGATGGAGGGGATGCAGATGGGCGGCGGCGGTATGATGGAGCAGACGCAGGCCCACATGCAGCAGATGGAGGGGCAGGGCGGTGAGCAGATCCGGGCCAACCTGCCCCAGCACCGCCAGCTGGTGGCAAACATGATCGCGCAGTTCAACCGCGAGATGCGCGACATGAACATGTCCAACGACCAGGCGTGGAACTCCACGGTCGAGGCGCTGCGGGAGGACCTGAGGCGGCTCCCGGAGATGAGCGCCGCGGAGCTGGAATCCTTCATGCCCGAGCACCGGGACCGCATCACCCGGCTGATGGAGATGCATCGTTCGATGATGGGCAACATGCAGATGTAAGGAGGCAGAGGTGAATCGTCGGATCGGCTTCGTGGTCGGACTGCTCGTGGCGGGTGCGGTGGCCGGCGTGCTCCTGTTCGGCCTGGTGCGGCTGGCGTTCCTGCCGCCGCAGCCCGTCACGCACTACCACGCGAACTGGGCGCTGTTCGTGGAGGGGGAGCGGCTCGACCTCGCGGACGAGCGGTACATGGAGGACGTGGTCCGGTGCAAGGCGAACCCGGCGAAGGTCGACCCGGAAGACCGGGTGCACCTGCACAACCTCGACCCCGACGTGGTGCACGTGCACGACGGCGGCGCCACCTGGGGCCACCTGCTGCTGAACCTGGGCATCACCGTGGGCGACGACCATCTCTTCACCGACACGGGTGCGCGGTACGTCGCCGCCCCGGGGCGGACGCTGAAGTTCATCCTGAACGGCGAGGAGGTCCCGTCCATCCGCAACCTCGTCATCGACGACCAGGACCGGCTGCTGATCAGCTTCGGCCCGGAAACGGCCGAAGAGGCCGCCCGCACCCAGTTCCCGCGGGTCGCCTCCACGGCCGGGGAGCACAACACCCGGCCCGATCCGGCCGGCTGCTCGGGGGCGGCCGAGGAGGGATTCGGGGACCGGCTCGCGCGGGCGTTCTGGTTCTGAGGAACACGACACCCGGGCATCCGTCCTGGAGCAGCCGCCCCGCTCTCCATCGCTCGGCGCCTCTTGACCCTCTATCCGACTACAGGCGCTATCGTGCAGGCGTGCGGGTCCGCATCGGACCCGCGACGACGCGGAGGCGACGATGGCGAACAAGCTGATCCAGGTGAAGGCGAGCGGGATGATGTGCTCGTTCTGCACCATGTCGGTCGAGAAGGCGCTGAAGCGGCTCGACGGCGTGAAGAACGTGCAGGTGAACCTCGTGCACGGGATCATCCTGGTGGAGGGGGATCCCGCGCGCGTGGCGCAGGACCAGGTGGCGAAGAAGGTCGAGGAGCTGGGCTACACGGTCGTGGCGACCGAGGCCCAGCAGGTCAGCACGGACGAGGCGATCTTCTCGACCATCAAGCGGCGCGGCTTCCTGGCCATGGGGCTCGCCGTGGCCGACCTGCTCTTCGACCCGCTCGACCTCTTCGGCGCACCGGGGCGCGTCCGGGCGGTGGTGAGCGGCCTGGTGGCGGCCGTGGTCCTGCTCTGGGTCGGGTACCCGATCCTGAGGAAGACCCTGATGGCCGTCGGGCAGCGCGTGGTCAACGCGAACGTGCTCCTCTCGGCCGGCGCATGGGGCGCCTTCGGCATCGGGGTGGCCCACCTCTTCGCGCCCGCCGGGTGGCCGAACTTCTTCCCGGTGGCGATCTGGCTGATGGCCCTCCACCTCTTCTTCGGCTACTTCAAGCTGGGGACGCGGAAGGCGGCGGCGGAGTCGGTGCGGCGCCTGCTGGCGCTCCAGGCGGAGCGTGCGCGCGTGGTGCGCGGCGGCCGCGAGGTCGAGGTGCCGGTCGAAGAGGTGCAGCCCGGCGAGGCGGTCCTGGTTCGCCCGGGTGAGCGCGTGCCGCTGGACGGGGTGGTCCGCGAGGGCGCCTCCAGCCTCGACCTCTCCACGGTGACGGGCGAGAGCGCTCCGGTCTACCGGGAGGTGGGCGAAGAAGTGGTGGGCGGCACGATCAACCTCGACGGCTTCCTCCGCGTCGAGGTGCTCCGGCCCGCGTCGGAGAGCTACATCGCCCAGGTCGTGCGCCTGATGCGGCACATCGAGGAGAAGAAGCCCCCGATCCAGCTCCTCATGGACCGGCTCATGAACTACTACGGGCCGGTGGTCTTCGCCGTGGCCGCACTCGCGGCGGCCGGCTGGCTCCTCCATTCGGGCGAGGTCTCCACGGCCGTCCTGATCGGCCTCACCACGCTGATCATGGGGTACCCCTGCGCGCTCGGCATCACCACGCCCATGGTGCTGGCGATCGGCGGCGGGCACGGCATCGCCCGGGGCCTGCTCGTCCGCGCCGGGGAGTTCTTCCAGTCGCTGGCGGAGGTGGACACGGTCGCCTTCGACAAGACGGGAACGCTGACGTACGGGCGGCCCACCGTGCGGGAGGTGATCGCGGTGCGCGGCTCCGCGGACGAGGTGCTGGCGACCGTCGCCGCGGCGGAGAAGCGGAGCGAGCACCCGCTGGCGGGCGCCATCCTGCGCTACGCGGTGATGCGGGAGGTGCGCTTCCCGGCCTCGGCCGACTTCCGCGCCGTGCCGGGGAGGGGCGTGCAGGCGACGGTGGACGGCCGCAGGGTGCTGGTGGGGCGCCGGAGCTTCCTCGCCGCCGAGGGGGTGAGCCCCGGAGGCGAGGGCGCGGACCACGCGGCCCGCCTGGAAGCCGAGGGGCACACCGTCGTCTACGCGGCGGCCGACGGGGAGATGATCGGGGCGGTGGCGCTCCAGGACGTGCCGCGCCCCGGAACGGAGCGGGCGATCCGCCGCCTGCGAGAGCTCGGGATCCGGTCGGTGCTCCTCACGGGCGACAACCGCCCCGTGGCGGAGGCGATCGCGCGGCAGGTGGGCATCGACGAGGTGCGGGCGGAGCTCCTGCCCGAGCAGAAGGTGGAGGCGATCGAGCGCCTCCAGGCGGAGGGCCGCACCGTGGCGATGGTGGGCGACGGGATCAACGACGCGCCCGCGCTCGTCCAGTCCGACGTGGGGATCGCGCTGGGCGCCGGAACCGACGTGGCGATGGAGTCCGCGGGCGTGGTGCTGGTGAGCGACCGGATGGAGAAGGTGGTCTCCGCGATCCTGCTCGGGCGCGCCTCGCACCGGAAGATGAAGCAGAACATCGGCATCGCGGTGGCGGCCAACGTGATCGGGATCACACTCGCCATCGCGGGCTGGATCACCGCCCCCGTGGCGATCGCGATTATGACGGCCTCCATCCTCGCGGTGCTCCTCTCCACCCTCTCGCTCCTTCGGCTCCGGCTGGAGGTCCCGGAGGCGGCCGAGGAGGCGGTGGTGGAGGCGGTGATCCCCGCGCGGCGGATGCACTGCGACAGCTGCGCGAGAAAGATCGACCGCAAGCTGTCCAGGGCCAGGGGGGTCCGGTTCGTGGCGGCGGATGCGGCGCGAAAGGAAGTGCGGGTGGCCTACCGTCCCGACGAGACCACCGAGGACGCGCTCCGGCAGCAGCTCGAGGAGATGGGCTTCCGCTGAAACCTGGAGACGAGGAGGATGCGGTGACGCAACCGACGCAGGGCGGGCAGGAGCACTTTCGCGCGGGGGAGGCGGCCGCCGAGCTCGGCGTCGGGGTCCAGACGCTCCACTACTACGAGCGCGAGGGGCTGATCCCGGCGCCCCCCCGGTCCGGTGCAGGCTACCGCCTCTTCCCGCCCGACCTGATGGAGCGGCTCCGCTTCATCCGCCGGGCGCAGGCGCTCGGCCTTTCGCTGGCCGACATCAGGGAGACGCTGGAGCTGGCCGAGATCGGCGAGAGCCCGTGCGGCCGGGTGCAGGCCGCGCTCGCGGAGAGGCTCGCGGAGGTCGACCGCCGCCTGGAGCAGCTGACGGCCTTCCGGCGCCAGCTGGCGGACCTGGTCGAGAACGCGCCGAAGCTCCGCGACGCGGAACGTGGCGGGAGGGTCTGCGCCATCGTGGAAGGGGCGAAGCCCACGCCCGGACGCGAGCGGGTGAACGTTCCACCGGGACGGCGCGGCAGAGCCGGCGGATAGGGCTCATCCGGGGACCCCACATGGAGACGG
It encodes:
- a CDS encoding cytochrome c; the protein is MRKSTVAGLTGVSLLLSACGRGRDGPPPPDPEVVALGRHVYQQYCASCHGPVGEGQPNWETPDALGELPAPPHDPVGHTWKHSDRMLYHIVLQGWRDPFNRTDRLTMPAFQGILSPTEIRAVITYLKTLWTEEQRQFQWQESQDEPFPDEAA
- a CDS encoding efflux RND transporter periplasmic adaptor subunit gives rise to the protein MTLIETRNRFVAWTKRPLGLVVTIASILLIAFGAFTLFGDRSDAKAEERTGKGEMAGMAGMEGMDMGGMNMSMDGSVHLTADQIRQFGITFGFVEERTLGNEIRTVGIVNFDETRLAQVAPKFSGFVERLYVDFTGKPVRAGQPLVEIYSPELVAAQEEVLLAARLDASLGESSVPGVSAGRSNLAEAAIRRLRLWDISDAQIRQILRTGKVRRTLTLHAPVSGVVIEKPVVRGQAVQAGQSLYTIADLSNVWVEAELRERDAGNVREGSQATVELGSFPGRPLRGTVEYIYPTLESEARTLKARIAIPNPEGRIKPGMYATVRISSPSRTALTVPTSAVVHTGERAVVFVDMGRGKIMPHEVEVGRIAGDQTEILAGVEPGQRVVTSAQYILDSESNMAEVMKSMMGMMGEGMDMGGMEGMDMGGMDMSGGSMQGMEMKGADMKGMKMPRKER
- a CDS encoding CusA/CzcA family heavy metal efflux RND transporter is translated as MLKAVIEWSVKNRLLVLIATVAVTLAGTWAMLRTPVDAVPDLSDVQVIIMTEWPGQAPELVEDQVTYPLSTEMLKVPGTKFVRGMSQFGRSGVFVVFEDDVDLYWARSRVLEYLNGVQDRLPEGAMTMLGPDATGVGWVMQYILADTTGKRNLAELRSLQDWVVKPALTSVEGVAEIASLGGFEKQYQIEVDPARLLAYDIPMARVIQAVRESNADVGGRVLEMGGSEYVVRGRGRFDSMEDIRAVSLGVGPGGVPITVGDVGRVHLGPEIRRGIADLNGRGEIVTGWVVMRYSENPLDVIEGVKAKMAELEGALPPGVTFVTGYDRSGLITRAIHNLREKLVQEAIIVALVTLVFLLHARSALVAIVTLPIGVLMAFLAMRYLGIGANIMSLGGIAIAIGAMIDAALVMVENLHKHMERNDREGRPRGHWELVVDSSKEVGPALFTSLLIITLSFLPVFALEAQEGRLFKPLAWTKTLAMASAALLSITLVPVLMGLFIKGGVKPEEKNPVNRFLIRVYRPVIRFVLRRRWPVIGAAGAVLAITIVPWKQLGSEFMPPLNEGSIMDMPSMFPGVGTAQAKQILQQRDAAMASIPEVEMVLGKIGRAETATDMAPMSMIESIAILKPEDEWRPGVTFDSIQAEMNAKVKTPGVANMWSMPIKNRLDMLATGIKTPVGIKIFGPDLTTLDRIGKQIEGILPQVEGTNSVFAERAMGGRYLDVDVNRQAAARYGMTADDVQMAMMGAVGGMYAGEVIEGRERYSVLVRYPRELRDNPQKIASTLVATPSGAQVELGELANIRIVQGSPLIKSENAYLNNIVYVDVRGRDIGSYVSEARELLEQRLDLPAGYRLEWSGQFEAMERANRKLMIVVPITLAIIFLLLFFQFGSVAESALVMLSLPFALVGGVWLMWLLDYNLSVATGIGFIALAGVAAETGVVMLIYLDQAYHERRERGRLGGRTDVNAAVEYGAVERVRPKMMTVVATIAGLLPLMWGTGAGADVAKRIAAPMVGGMISSTILTLIVIPAVYSLWKEWELKRMGRGSDAPALKEIPVLTEDLVASRN
- a CDS encoding heavy metal translocating P-type ATPase, whose amino-acid sequence is MANKLIQVKASGMMCSFCTMSVEKALKRLDGVKNVQVNLVHGIILVEGDPARVAQDQVAKKVEELGYTVVATEAQQVSTDEAIFSTIKRRGFLAMGLAVADLLFDPLDLFGAPGRVRAVVSGLVAAVVLLWVGYPILRKTLMAVGQRVVNANVLLSAGAWGAFGIGVAHLFAPAGWPNFFPVAIWLMALHLFFGYFKLGTRKAAAESVRRLLALQAERARVVRGGREVEVPVEEVQPGEAVLVRPGERVPLDGVVREGASSLDLSTVTGESAPVYREVGEEVVGGTINLDGFLRVEVLRPASESYIAQVVRLMRHIEEKKPPIQLLMDRLMNYYGPVVFAVAALAAAGWLLHSGEVSTAVLIGLTTLIMGYPCALGITTPMVLAIGGGHGIARGLLVRAGEFFQSLAEVDTVAFDKTGTLTYGRPTVREVIAVRGSADEVLATVAAAEKRSEHPLAGAILRYAVMREVRFPASADFRAVPGRGVQATVDGRRVLVGRRSFLAAEGVSPGGEGADHAARLEAEGHTVVYAAADGEMIGAVALQDVPRPGTERAIRRLRELGIRSVLLTGDNRPVAEAIARQVGIDEVRAELLPEQKVEAIERLQAEGRTVAMVGDGINDAPALVQSDVGIALGAGTDVAMESAGVVLVSDRMEKVVSAILLGRASHRKMKQNIGIAVAANVIGITLAIAGWITAPVAIAIMTASILAVLLSTLSLLRLRLEVPEAAEEAVVEAVIPARRMHCDSCARKIDRKLSRARGVRFVAADAARKEVRVAYRPDETTEDALRQQLEEMGFR
- a CDS encoding TolC family protein, which produces MISTSSAPSAVEHPRHARPAAPALARVFLPALFALLASVGGAYAQSTTASSPPPAAGAPQSLEGLISHALSVHPSIRAARDRVEAAQAAVRPAGALPDPMLGVGVMNVPISGRDREDMTSMTMATVGVGQTIPYPGKLRLRRRVSELELAAAEARLEAARWAVRQEVTDAYADLAFVDRALEIVGRNEKLLANFTRVTESRYGVGVGNQTDVLKARVEAARLAEEAVDLTERRRAALARLNAALDRPSDAAVPEATIPERIARAAVADNAKDIRFASAALGSRAANSPLPPLAELQEAAIRQNPAIRAHQAMIEAQAARVELARKEHLPDFDVSVQYGQRSGASDVVSAMVSIPVPLRKAQRQDLLAKEAEAELSALQAEHHERANEIRSAVASAYADMERDRAQLALYVKSIIPQGRAALESATASFQVGRVDFLTLLENQTTLYSYETAYYGALTRFAERLAELERTVGEEILK
- a CDS encoding heavy metal-responsive transcriptional regulator; the encoded protein is MTQPTQGGQEHFRAGEAAAELGVGVQTLHYYEREGLIPAPPRSGAGYRLFPPDLMERLRFIRRAQALGLSLADIRETLELAEIGESPCGRVQAALAERLAEVDRRLEQLTAFRRQLADLVENAPKLRDAERGGRVCAIVEGAKPTPGRERVNVPPGRRGRAGG